The following coding sequences are from one Triticum aestivum cultivar Chinese Spring chromosome 5A, IWGSC CS RefSeq v2.1, whole genome shotgun sequence window:
- the LOC123104899 gene encoding GTPase LSG1-2 translates to MAGGGGGGKKDRGEGLGRALVRQRNKQALAAKARGQQLVISRRAQQALPLESVIEVSDIDAVLQRAAEEELLHGDDAEGAAALTAALGSGLIDLDGTGDTEEERRLLREEQEALHADSLRVPRRPPWTAQMTTEELDTNEKRAFLEWRRNLARLQENEELVLTPFEKNLDIWRQLWRVLERSDLLVMVVDSRNPLFYRCPDLEEYAQEIDEHKRTLLLVNKADLLPLSVRRKWADYFKEHDILYLFWSAKAATAVLEGKKLSSQTMEESDTDLDTKIYGREELLVRLQGEAEYIVSQKATSAVGEEPESSSESALVQPKRVVVGFVGYPNVGKSSTINALVGEKKTGVTSTPGKTKHFQTLIISEELMLCDCPGLVFPSFSSSRHEMVACGVLPIDRMTKHRGAIQVVANRVPRNILEQVYKITLPKPKAYEEASRPPTAAELLMAYCTSRGHVSHAGLPDETRAARQILKDYIDGKIPHFELPPGEIDDETDGEDNSDLEGSSTAAADQSDDGASDEDDEEINRAEPNISHALNDLASFDMHGQMTKGSTKKKKKEASHKHHRKPQRKKDRSWRVGNDGADGSGVIRVFQKPAVNLAASNTSVVG, encoded by the exons atggcaggcggcggcggcggcgggaagaAAGACCGCGGCGAGGGGCTGGGGCGAGCGCTTGTCCGGCAGCGCAACAAGCAGGCCTTGGCCGCCAAGGCGAGGGGCCAGCAGCTCGTGATCTCCCGCCGCGCGCAGCAGGCGCTGCCGCTCGAGTCCGTCATCGAGGTCAGCGACATCGACGCCGTCCTCCAGCGGGCCGCCGAGGAGGAGCTCCTCCACGGCGACGACGCGGAGGGCGCCGCCGCCCTGACCGCCGCGCTCGGTTCCGGCCTCATCGACCT GGATGGGACGGGGGACACGGAGGAGGAGAGGCGGCTtctgcgggaggagcaggaggccctGCACGCCGACAGCCTCAGGGTGCCCCGCCG GCCCCCGTGGACTGCCCAGATGACAACCGAGGAGCTCGACACCAACGAGAAGCGGGCTTTCCTGGAGTGGCggaggaacctcgcgag ATTGCAAGAGAATGAAGAACTTGTCCTTACGCCTTTTGAGAAGAATCTTGATATCTGGAGACAACTGTGGAGAGTACTTGAACGCAGCGATTTG CTCGTGATGGTCGTCGATTCTCGAAATCCTTTGTTCTACCGTTGCCCTGATCTTGAG GAATATGCACAGGAAATTGACGAGCACAAGAGAACACTGCTTCTTGTAAACAAGGCTGATCTTTTACCACTGAGTGTCAG GCGGAAATGGGCAGATTACTTTAAGGAACATGATATTCTCTATCTATTCTGGTCTGCTAAAGCTGCTACCGCAGTGTTAGAAGGGAAAAAATTGAGCAGCCAAACCATGGAAGAATCAGATACAGATCTTGATACAAAGATATATGGCCGGGAAGAGCTCCTGGTGAGGTTGCAGGGCGAAGCGGAGTATATTGTGAGCCAAAAGGCAACATCCGCTGTTGGAGAGGAACCTGAATCTAGTTCTGAATCTGCCTTGGTGCAACCCAAGCGTGTGGTTGTTGGATTTGTTGGTTATCCAAATGTTGGGAAGAGTTCAACCATCAATGCTCTGGTTGGTGAGAAGAAGACTGGTGTAACATCTACGCCTGGCAAGACCAAGCATTTCCAGACACTGATAATCTCAGAAGAGCTCATGCTGTGTGATTGTCCTGGTCTGGTCTTCCCTTCTTTTTCAAGCTCGAGGCATGAGATGGTGGCATGTGGTGTCTTGCCAATTGATAGGATGACAAAGCACAGGGGAGCAATTCAAGTGGTGGCAAATCGTGTGCCGAGAAACATCCTGGAACAGGTTTACAAAATCACCCTGCCAAAGCCCAAGGCATATGAGGAAGCATCTCGACCACCAACCGCTGCTGAGTTGTTGATGGCGTACTGCACATCTCGGGGGCATGTCAGCCATGCTGGGCTGCCTGATGAGACCAGGGCTGCTCGGCAGATACTGAAGGATTACATTGATGGAAAGATTCCACACTTTGAGCTTCCTCCTGGTGAGATAGATGATGAAACTGATGGAGAGGACAACAGTGACCTAGAAGGCTCAAGCACTGCAGCAGCTGATCAATCAGACGACGGTgcttctgatgaagatgatgaggaaatCAATCGAGCTGAACCTAACATCAGTCATGCCCTAAACGACCTTGCATCTTTTGACATGCATGGCCAAATGACCAAGGGTtccacaaagaagaagaagaaagaagcatccCACAAGCACCACCGGAAACCCCAGAGGAAGAAGGATCGATCATGGAGGGTTGGAAACGATGGTGCTGATGGGTCGGGGGTTATACGGGTGTTCCAGAAACCCGCCGTTAATCTTGCTGCCAGTAACACTAGCGTCGTAGGTTAG
- the LOC123104900 gene encoding glutaconyl-CoA decarboxylase subunit gamma: MGVAASAAAPPPEAAAPADPPAKEDIEHGSAASAADAPPEATAPADSPAKEEAQSAAAAASPGGEAGAAGETVVLDASAEGGEEEEEGECGFCLFMKGGGCKEEFLGWEKCVEQAEAEGGDVVERCHDATAALRRCMDKFPDYYEPILRAERAMAEDLEAFKASEASEPSPASPPPPAAEEEQGDNKKQAEPVVVKEKEDLAA, from the coding sequence ATGGgagtcgccgcctccgccgccgctcctcccCCGGAGGCCGCCGCGCCCGCCGATCCACCGGCCAAAGAAGATATCGAGCATGGCTCCGCCGCGTCCGCCGCAGATGCGCCCCCGGAGGCCACCGCGCCCGCCGATTCACCGGCAAAGGAAGAGGcccagtccgccgccgccgccgcctctcccggcggcgaggcgggcgcggCGGGGGAGACGGTGGTCCTGGACGCCTCGGCggaaggcggcgaggaggaggaggaaggggagtgCGGATTTTGCCTGTTCATGAAGGGCGGCGGGTGCAAGGAGGAGTTCCTGGGGTGGGAGAAGTGCGTGGAGCAGGCGGAGGCGGAAGGCGGCGACGTCGTCGAGCGCTGCCACGACGCCACCGCCGCGCTGCGCAGGTGCATGGACAAGTTCCCGGACTACTACGAGCCCATCCTCCGCGCCGAGCGCGCCATGGCCGAGGATCTCGAGGCCTTCAAGGCCAGCGAAGCCTCCGAGCCCTcccctgcctcgccgccgcccccggcggcggaggaggaacaGGGCGACAATAAGAAGCAGGCGGAGCCGGTGGTGGTGAAGGAGAAGGAGGATCTTGCGGCCTGA